One Patescibacteria group bacterium DNA window includes the following coding sequences:
- the tsaB gene encoding tRNA (adenosine(37)-N6)-threonylcarbamoyltransferase complex dimerization subunit type 1 TsaB — protein sequence MILVINTAESNKLVIAITRDDFILDKTVVRVQYKESEKLLSTVDKLLKKNKVKLTDLQGVVVVKGPGGFSSVRVGVVVANTLSYALQIPVVGVKLSEFEDLQGLIKMGKLRLKKTRVGETVEPFYGREPNITGSKWLTK from the coding sequence ATGATTTTAGTAATTAACACAGCTGAATCAAATAAGTTAGTTATCGCGATTACCCGCGATGATTTTATTTTAGATAAGACTGTTGTTAGGGTTCAATACAAGGAATCAGAAAAGTTATTGTCAACTGTTGATAAATTATTAAAGAAGAATAAAGTTAAACTCACTGATTTGCAGGGGGTAGTGGTTGTGAAAGGTCCTGGTGGTTTTTCATCTGTGCGGGTGGGCGTGGTAGTGGCTAATACTTTAAGTTATGCTTTACAAATTCCAGTTGTTGGGGTAAAGTTGAGCGAGTTTGAGGATTTGCAGGGCCTGATTAAAATGGGTAAGTTGAGATTAAAGAAGACAAGGGTAGGGGAGACGGTTGAACCGTTTTATGGGAGGGAACCGAATATAACTGGAAGTAAGTGGTTAACCAAGTAA